From a region of the Halolamina sp. CBA1230 genome:
- a CDS encoding plastocyanin/azurin family copper-binding protein, giving the protein MKRRDFLRATGGSGGAVALGSGVAAGQEGTGTTTGTEGGGGGGGGGPTEEVVVGPGGDLTFEPADLTVATGTTVRWVWDSNNHNVYPESIPEGAEWDGEGEPGTTFNAGHEYSHTFTTTGTYEYVCTPHESAGMVGSIEVVEELPAGGAGGGEKELHEIGAPIHPHWVGAATILMMFVSIVFTFYVLKYGESPNTGNTGGGE; this is encoded by the coding sequence ATGAAGAGGCGGGATTTTCTCCGAGCGACTGGCGGCTCCGGCGGAGCCGTCGCCCTCGGCTCGGGGGTCGCGGCCGGCCAGGAAGGGACCGGCACGACCACCGGCACCGAGGGCGGCGGAGGCGGCGGGGGCGGCGGCCCGACGGAAGAAGTGGTCGTCGGCCCCGGCGGGGACCTCACGTTCGAACCGGCCGATCTGACTGTCGCCACCGGAACGACGGTGCGCTGGGTCTGGGACAGCAACAACCACAACGTCTACCCCGAGAGCATTCCCGAAGGCGCCGAATGGGATGGCGAAGGTGAACCGGGGACGACGTTCAACGCCGGCCACGAGTACTCCCACACGTTCACGACCACGGGCACCTACGAGTACGTCTGCACTCCCCACGAGTCCGCGGGCATGGTCGGCTCCATCGAGGTCGTCGAGGAGCTGCCGGCCGGCGGCGCTGGCGGCGGCGAGAAGGAGCTCCACGAGATCGGTGCCCCGATCCACCCCCACTGGGTGGGCGCGGCGACCATCCTGATGATGTTCGTCAGCATCGTGTTCACGTTCTACGTGCTCAAGTACGGCGAGTCGCCCAACACCGGCAACACCGGGGGTGGTGAGTGA
- a CDS encoding amphi-Trp domain-containing protein, whose protein sequence is MAEEVLFKTESSRSRSEIADYLRQVADSLDGGGEISLQAGSESVSLNPPERPTFEVKVEREGPADRPEKSIEFELEWTEGETGSESGGELQIE, encoded by the coding sequence ATGGCAGAAGAAGTGCTGTTCAAAACCGAAAGTAGCAGGAGCCGGAGCGAGATCGCCGACTACCTCCGGCAGGTGGCGGACTCGCTGGACGGCGGCGGGGAGATCAGCCTCCAGGCCGGCAGCGAGTCGGTCAGCCTCAACCCCCCGGAACGGCCGACGTTCGAAGTGAAAGTCGAACGCGAGGGGCCGGCCGACCGGCCGGAGAAGAGCATCGAGTTCGAACTGGAGTGGACCGAGGGCGAAACCGGGAGCGAGAGCGGCGGCGAGCTGCAGATCGAGTGA
- a CDS encoding NAD(+)/NADH kinase yields the protein MTQPTPISRVSLRGADADLPSLSLDDDDADAIVAVGQDAVERAALGDDGLPILAVDAQDGRHGATRDRLDAAATALANGAYRSVSHPVLGVDVNGDRIGRAVFDATLMTSEPARISEYALSVEDEPLFDVRADGVVVSTPLGSAGYGRAAGGPVVTPGGGLSVVPVAPFSTRVSPWVVPGPLTLSVERDEGDVSLFVDGDERRRVGPDDPVEIAVISEFTCLRPLVE from the coding sequence ATGACCCAGCCGACGCCGATCAGTCGGGTCAGCCTGCGTGGGGCGGACGCCGACCTCCCCTCGCTTTCGCTCGACGACGACGACGCCGACGCGATCGTCGCCGTCGGCCAGGACGCGGTCGAACGCGCCGCCCTCGGTGACGACGGGCTGCCGATCCTCGCCGTCGACGCCCAAGACGGCCGTCACGGGGCGACACGCGACCGACTCGACGCCGCCGCCACAGCACTCGCCAACGGAGCCTACCGTAGCGTCAGCCACCCAGTGCTCGGCGTCGACGTGAACGGCGACCGTATCGGCCGCGCGGTGTTCGACGCCACGCTGATGACCAGCGAGCCCGCCCGGATCTCCGAGTACGCGCTCTCGGTCGAGGACGAGCCCCTGTTCGACGTGCGCGCTGACGGCGTCGTCGTCTCGACGCCGCTGGGGTCGGCCGGCTACGGTCGCGCGGCCGGCGGACCGGTGGTCACCCCCGGCGGCGGCCTCTCGGTCGTTCCCGTCGCCCCGTTCTCGACCCGCGTGAGCCCGTGGGTCGTGCCCGGCCCGCTCACCCTGAGCGTCGAGCGCGACGAGGGCGACGTGTCGCTGTTCGTCGACGGCGACGAGCGCCGCCGGGTCGGACCTGACGACCCCGTCGAGATCGCCGTAATCTCCGAGTTCACCTGCCTCCGACCGCTGGTCGAGTAG
- a CDS encoding M28 family peptidase, which translates to MADWIAETFRSDTGWNHLERLVDIGNRMAGQPGEMEGLEATRGAFATAGARDARVETFDLAGWVRGDSSIATPETVEESIALPRGPAGEVDAELIDLGAGLPADFEAHDVEGKVVLATSDVPEYFDRYIHRTEKYQYAVEGGAAAFIYANHVPGELPPTGSVGGSDGDPYGDIPAVGVSAETGARLARRFDGDEVTVAVECETPETESGNAVAELGPDTEEVVILSSHVDAHDIAEGARDNGAGTATIVEIAKALAAREDDLDTRVKCIAYGAEEVGLVGSELASETADRDAIRATVNVDSNMGSRTLELTTHRFDELAAAAERVSERFDHPISTVPRMVPHSDHWPFVRWGVPGYTVSSVSDSAGRGWGHTEADTLDKLESRTLREQAILLTELVVEVADSEVTIEHADAETMAGYLKEEDQAIGMKKTGDWPYEFE; encoded by the coding sequence ATGGCAGACTGGATCGCGGAGACGTTCCGCAGCGACACGGGCTGGAACCACCTCGAAAGGCTCGTCGACATCGGCAACCGCATGGCGGGGCAGCCGGGGGAGATGGAGGGACTCGAGGCCACGCGCGGCGCGTTCGCGACGGCGGGCGCCCGCGACGCCCGTGTGGAGACGTTCGACCTCGCGGGGTGGGTCCGGGGCGACAGCTCCATCGCGACCCCCGAGACCGTCGAGGAGTCCATCGCGCTCCCGCGCGGGCCGGCGGGCGAAGTCGACGCGGAGCTGATCGACCTCGGGGCGGGGCTCCCTGCGGATTTCGAGGCGCACGACGTCGAGGGGAAGGTCGTCCTCGCCACCTCGGACGTGCCGGAGTACTTCGACCGCTACATCCACCGGACCGAGAAGTACCAGTACGCCGTCGAGGGCGGCGCGGCGGCCTTCATCTACGCCAACCACGTCCCCGGCGAACTCCCGCCCACGGGCAGCGTCGGCGGCAGCGACGGCGACCCGTACGGCGACATCCCGGCAGTCGGTGTCTCCGCGGAGACCGGCGCGCGCCTCGCTCGGCGCTTCGACGGCGACGAGGTGACGGTTGCCGTCGAGTGTGAGACGCCCGAAACCGAGTCGGGCAACGCGGTCGCCGAGCTCGGTCCCGACACGGAGGAGGTGGTGATCCTCTCCAGCCACGTCGACGCCCACGACATCGCGGAGGGCGCGCGGGACAACGGCGCCGGCACGGCGACGATCGTCGAGATCGCGAAGGCACTCGCCGCGCGCGAGGACGACCTCGACACGCGGGTGAAGTGTATCGCCTACGGCGCCGAGGAGGTCGGCCTCGTGGGGTCGGAGCTGGCGTCGGAGACCGCCGACCGCGACGCGATCCGAGCGACCGTCAACGTCGACTCCAACATGGGGAGCCGGACGCTCGAACTCACCACCCACCGCTTCGACGAGCTCGCTGCCGCCGCCGAGCGGGTGAGCGAGCGGTTCGACCACCCGATATCGACGGTGCCGCGGATGGTACCCCACTCGGACCACTGGCCGTTCGTGCGCTGGGGCGTTCCGGGGTACACGGTGTCGAGCGTGTCCGACTCCGCGGGCCGTGGCTGGGGGCACACCGAGGCCGACACGCTCGACAAACTGGAGAGTCGGACGTTGCGTGAACAGGCGATCCTGCTCACGGAACTTGTGGTGGAGGTGGCGGACAGCGAGGTGACGATCGAGCACGCCGACGCGGAGACGATGGCCGGCTACCTGAAGGAGGAGGACCAGGCGATCGGGATGAAGAAAACGGGCGACTGGCCGTACGAGTTCGAGTAA
- a CDS encoding MarR family transcriptional regulator yields MSDALADKRTASRFRILAEIADRQPAVSQGEIADAVGVTSQAVSEYIRELVDDGLVEKEGRSRYRVTKEGVDWLFREAKSLRRYVDHVTDDVLESLQEDAAIAVEDVEAGDTVSLSIRNGLLHATPGEEGAATGVATTDAEAGTDVGVTGFEGVIDMAPGTVTVYQVPPVRAGGSRGVDADALAAACESAELVLASGIEAVVALRRIDYPPAVAAGAGEVAAEAAARGQEVVVAVTRDEVGRVTDTLRDGDTEYVVEGG; encoded by the coding sequence ATGAGCGACGCGCTGGCGGACAAACGCACTGCGAGCCGCTTTCGCATCCTCGCGGAGATCGCCGACCGGCAGCCGGCGGTGAGCCAGGGCGAGATCGCCGACGCCGTCGGCGTCACGAGCCAGGCGGTCAGCGAGTACATCCGCGAACTCGTCGACGACGGGCTGGTCGAGAAGGAGGGCCGCTCGCGCTACCGCGTCACCAAGGAGGGCGTCGACTGGCTGTTCCGCGAGGCCAAGTCGCTGCGGCGGTACGTCGACCACGTCACCGACGACGTGCTGGAGAGCCTGCAGGAGGACGCCGCCATCGCGGTCGAGGACGTCGAAGCCGGCGACACGGTCTCGCTCTCGATCCGGAACGGGCTACTTCACGCGACGCCGGGCGAGGAGGGAGCGGCAACCGGCGTCGCGACGACCGACGCCGAGGCGGGCACCGACGTGGGCGTCACGGGGTTCGAGGGCGTCATCGACATGGCGCCCGGCACGGTTACCGTCTACCAGGTGCCGCCGGTGCGGGCCGGCGGGAGCCGGGGGGTCGACGCCGACGCGCTCGCAGCGGCCTGCGAGTCCGCGGAGCTGGTGCTCGCCAGCGGTATCGAGGCGGTCGTCGCGCTCCGGCGGATCGACTACCCGCCCGCCGTCGCCGCCGGCGCGGGCGAGGTGGCCGCCGAGGCCGCGGCTCGGGGACAGGAGGTCGTGGTCGCGGTCACTCGCGACGAGGTCGGCCGAGTGACGGACACGCTGCGGGACGGCGACACCGAGTACGTCGTCGAGGGTGGCTGA
- a CDS encoding cytochrome bc complex cytochrome b subunit translates to MSDDTNSDARTDGGTGIVPPDDDTPTWSERKSRRAGLPRLTYEYFERARREDQDLREESTYVERDVLGFPTWPHELIRNLALTCFFVGMLLLLSATLPPHIGAPANPSSTPSIILPDWYLYWSFGLLKLGDLNPAISLLGGQKLMADRTYGVMANVVIVGAIAIVPFLNKGSARRPVEQPFWAAVGVGGLTFAFTISLLSIQNIMPMNVTLLFDLTFLVPIVMAGITYAVLKTMREGYMYDLNRRYYRLRPPK, encoded by the coding sequence ATGAGCGACGACACCAACTCCGACGCACGAACCGACGGCGGGACGGGGATCGTCCCCCCGGACGACGACACGCCCACCTGGAGTGAGCGGAAGAGTCGTCGGGCCGGACTCCCCCGTCTCACCTACGAGTACTTCGAGCGGGCCCGCCGCGAGGATCAGGACCTGCGCGAGGAGTCGACGTACGTCGAGCGCGACGTGCTCGGCTTCCCGACGTGGCCCCACGAGCTGATCCGCAACCTCGCGCTGACCTGCTTCTTCGTCGGCATGCTGCTGCTGCTGTCGGCGACGCTGCCGCCCCACATCGGCGCGCCGGCGAACCCGAGTTCGACGCCGTCGATCATCCTGCCGGACTGGTACCTCTACTGGTCGTTCGGCCTGCTGAAGCTGGGTGACCTCAACCCCGCTATCTCGCTGCTGGGCGGCCAGAAGCTGATGGCCGACCGGACGTACGGCGTGATGGCGAACGTCGTGATCGTCGGCGCGATCGCGATCGTCCCGTTCCTCAACAAGGGGAGCGCCCGGCGTCCCGTCGAGCAGCCGTTCTGGGCGGCCGTCGGCGTCGGCGGGCTGACGTTCGCGTTCACCATCTCGCTGCTGTCGATCCAGAACATCATGCCGATGAACGTCACCCTCCTGTTCGACCTGACGTTCCTCGTGCCGATCGTGATGGCCGGGATCACCTACGCGGTGCTGAAAACGATGCGGGAGGGGTACATGTACGACCTCAACCGCCGCTACTACCGGCTGCGGCCCCCGAAGTAG
- a CDS encoding cytochrome bc complex cytochrome b subunit: MSLKEKDEHDHLGWMEEKQLSPIEKGYLFTLIWLDKRFRIVDYLELLETMYYRVNLQMPKSHTEQYNLDNKFWYWYPLYALGSFSTLAYVVAALSGALLGFYYAPSAAAAEPGTVAYSQIAMIMQDLQFGFMLRSIHRWSAQVMTAAVFLHMLRVYFTGAYKEPRELNWLLGIVLISLTMGFGYTGYLLPWDQLAYWAGQIGVEMALSIPVVGEWVAQLVFGGFSLGAPTLQRMYFLHVFLLPFVVTALIGIHIAIVWMQGIAEPH, translated from the coding sequence ATGAGCCTCAAAGAGAAAGACGAACACGACCATCTCGGCTGGATGGAGGAGAAGCAGCTCTCCCCCATCGAGAAAGGGTATCTGTTCACCCTCATCTGGCTCGACAAGCGGTTCCGCATCGTCGACTACCTGGAGCTGCTGGAGACGATGTACTACCGCGTCAACCTCCAGATGCCCAAGAGCCACACCGAACAGTACAACCTCGACAACAAGTTCTGGTACTGGTACCCGCTGTACGCGCTGGGGTCGTTCTCGACGCTCGCGTACGTCGTCGCGGCGCTGTCCGGCGCCTTACTGGGGTTCTACTACGCCCCGTCGGCGGCCGCTGCGGAGCCGGGTACCGTCGCGTACTCCCAGATCGCGATGATCATGCAGGACCTCCAGTTCGGCTTCATGCTGCGCTCGATCCACCGCTGGTCGGCGCAGGTGATGACTGCGGCGGTGTTCCTCCACATGCTCCGGGTGTACTTCACCGGCGCGTACAAGGAGCCTCGCGAGCTGAACTGGCTGCTCGGGATCGTCCTGATCAGCCTCACGATGGGATTCGGGTACACGGGCTACCTGCTGCCGTGGGACCAGCTCGCCTACTGGGCGGGACAGATCGGCGTCGAGATGGCGCTGTCGATCCCCGTCGTCGGCGAGTGGGTCGCCCAGCTGGTGTTCGGCGGCTTCTCGCTCGGCGCACCGACGCTCCAGCGGATGTACTTCCTCCACGTGTTCCTGCTCCCGTTCGTGGTGACCGCGCTGATCGGGATCCACATCGCTATCGTCTGGATGCAGGGCATCGCGGAACCCCACTGA
- a CDS encoding J domain-containing protein, which yields MLPAVPTTLPSWLVSGLLLGVAASVVVAVVFALGERYIPDPERSGRRVGGPGRQRAEIRAVFDAADEPFLEDYELGTTTVAFYLPDRDVAITFDPRAYLRLVDGPTHVVLCEHEVPGATIAHRLPFDLGVDARSRATGAGPRGGRSGPRGARARAGPGGAPGAAPGRGDPVGDAFEFLELERDADADEVQSAYREQVKDLHPDQGGSEEEFKRLQEAYTTAKEYAS from the coding sequence GTGCTCCCCGCCGTCCCCACCACGCTGCCGTCGTGGCTGGTCTCGGGCCTGCTGCTCGGCGTCGCCGCCTCCGTCGTCGTCGCCGTCGTGTTCGCGCTGGGCGAGCGGTACATCCCCGACCCGGAGCGGAGCGGGCGCCGCGTCGGCGGGCCCGGCCGGCAGCGAGCCGAGATCCGCGCCGTGTTCGACGCCGCCGACGAGCCGTTCCTCGAGGACTACGAGCTCGGCACCACCACGGTCGCGTTCTACCTCCCGGACCGGGACGTCGCGATCACGTTCGACCCGCGGGCGTACCTCCGGCTGGTCGACGGCCCCACACACGTCGTGCTGTGTGAACACGAGGTGCCGGGCGCCACGATCGCCCACCGCCTCCCGTTCGACCTCGGCGTCGACGCGCGCTCGCGGGCGACCGGTGCCGGGCCACGCGGCGGGCGCTCGGGGCCGCGCGGCGCTCGTGCCCGTGCGGGGCCGGGCGGGGCTCCTGGTGCAGCCCCCGGCCGCGGCGATCCGGTGGGCGACGCGTTCGAGTTCCTCGAACTGGAGCGCGACGCCGACGCCGACGAGGTGCAGTCGGCCTACCGCGAGCAGGTGAAGGATCTCCACCCGGACCAGGGCGGCAGCGAGGAGGAGTTCAAGCGACTGCAGGAGGCGTACACCACCGCGAAGGAGTACGCCAGCTGA
- the nth gene encoding endonuclease III, which produces MGDPLEPRREQAAEVIDRLEAEYPDSTISLNFETRLELLIAVVLSAQCTDERVNEVTEELFEKYGSAEAFANADEAELADDIYGITFHNSKAGYLHSIGETLVEEHDGEVPDTMDELTELSGVGRKTANVVLQHAHDVVEGIVVDTHVQRISRRLGLTEEERPEPIEEDLLDVVPEAHWQQFTHLLIDHGRAVCTARNPDCGECVLADICPSEKGDSEVDLASGEAW; this is translated from the coding sequence ATGGGCGACCCACTCGAACCACGCCGCGAACAGGCGGCCGAAGTGATCGACCGCCTCGAAGCCGAGTACCCCGACTCCACCATCTCGCTGAACTTCGAGACGCGACTCGAGCTCCTGATCGCGGTCGTGCTCTCGGCGCAGTGTACCGACGAGCGCGTGAACGAGGTGACCGAAGAGCTGTTCGAGAAGTACGGCTCCGCCGAGGCGTTCGCGAACGCCGACGAGGCGGAACTGGCCGACGACATCTACGGCATCACGTTCCACAACAGCAAGGCGGGCTACCTCCACAGCATCGGCGAGACGCTCGTCGAGGAACACGACGGCGAAGTGCCGGACACGATGGACGAACTCACCGAACTCTCCGGCGTCGGCCGGAAAACCGCGAACGTCGTGCTCCAGCACGCCCACGACGTGGTCGAGGGGATCGTCGTCGACACGCACGTCCAGCGGATCAGCCGCCGGCTCGGGCTGACCGAGGAGGAACGCCCGGAACCCATCGAGGAAGACCTCCTCGACGTGGTGCCCGAGGCGCACTGGCAGCAGTTCACCCACCTGCTGATCGACCACGGGCGCGCGGTCTGCACTGCCCGGAACCCCGACTGCGGGGAGTGCGTGCTGGCGGACATCTGTCCCTCGGAGAAAGGCGACAGCGAGGTCGATCTCGCCAGCGGCGAGGCGTGGTAG
- a CDS encoding S9 family peptidase — protein sequence MTTYDIERYLNVRSAYGGSFGPDGERLAFLMDTTGTAQIWTVDGPGEWPVQRTFYDDRVTFVDYSPERQEFAFGKDQGGDERAQLYTLDAATGEITNRTRRPDAKHRWGGWDSDGERFAFASNRRDHTVFDIYVQDREGVGADAELVHEGDGWLSLSGWSPDDDRLLVHEAHSSFDHDVHVLDVSDGGISHVTPHEGRARFSSVEWGPEGDSLYMVTDHDSDTLRLERLDLSEGEFTVVEDGGEWNVDGVSIHEESRRVVYTRNVDGYTDLSVGELVDADRIDPAEDTSFPEGVVAGVDWGPDGDRYAVTVTASADNTNVHVADVLSGESERWTNAATAGIPRDTFVEPQLVHVPTFDGREIPGFFSVPEDAEGERPVIVDIHGGPESQRRPSFHAVKQYFLNNGYAVFEPNVRGSSGYGKEYAGLDDVRNRMDSVKDLKAGVEWLQDHPDADADRIVAYGGSYGGFMVLSALTEYPDLWAAGVDVVGIANFVTFLENTSDWRRSLREAEYGSLDDDREFLEEISPTNNIENIEAPLFVLHGENDPRVPVSEAEGIVEDARDQGVPVRKLIFPDEGHGFAKLENRIEAYSAVVEFLDEHV from the coding sequence GTGACAACGTACGACATCGAACGGTACCTCAACGTCCGGAGCGCGTACGGCGGCTCGTTCGGCCCCGACGGCGAGCGGCTGGCGTTCCTGATGGACACGACCGGCACCGCACAGATCTGGACCGTCGACGGCCCGGGCGAGTGGCCCGTCCAGCGCACGTTCTACGACGACCGCGTCACGTTCGTCGACTACTCGCCCGAGCGCCAGGAGTTCGCGTTCGGGAAGGATCAGGGCGGCGACGAGCGCGCCCAGCTGTACACGCTCGACGCCGCGACCGGGGAGATCACCAACCGCACGCGGCGCCCCGACGCGAAACATCGCTGGGGCGGCTGGGACAGCGACGGCGAGCGCTTCGCGTTCGCCTCGAACCGCCGGGACCACACGGTGTTCGACATCTACGTACAGGACCGCGAGGGCGTGGGTGCGGACGCCGAGCTCGTCCACGAGGGCGACGGTTGGCTCTCGCTGTCGGGCTGGTCGCCCGACGACGACCGCCTGCTCGTCCACGAAGCCCACTCCAGCTTCGACCACGACGTGCACGTGCTCGACGTGAGCGACGGCGGGATCAGCCACGTCACGCCCCACGAGGGGCGTGCGCGGTTCAGCAGCGTCGAGTGGGGGCCCGAGGGCGACTCGCTGTACATGGTCACGGACCACGACTCCGACACCCTCCGGCTCGAACGACTGGACCTCTCGGAGGGCGAGTTCACGGTCGTTGAGGACGGGGGCGAGTGGAACGTCGACGGCGTCTCGATCCACGAGGAGAGCCGCCGCGTCGTGTACACCCGGAACGTCGACGGCTACACCGACCTCTCGGTCGGCGAGCTGGTCGACGCCGACCGCATCGACCCGGCCGAGGACACGTCGTTCCCCGAGGGTGTCGTCGCGGGCGTCGACTGGGGCCCGGACGGTGACCGGTACGCCGTGACGGTCACCGCCAGCGCCGACAACACGAACGTCCACGTCGCCGACGTGCTCTCCGGCGAGAGCGAGCGCTGGACGAACGCCGCGACGGCGGGGATCCCCCGCGACACGTTCGTCGAACCGCAGCTGGTCCACGTGCCCACGTTCGACGGTCGGGAGATCCCCGGCTTCTTCTCGGTGCCGGAGGACGCCGAGGGCGAACGTCCGGTCATCGTCGACATCCACGGCGGCCCGGAGAGCCAGCGCCGCCCCTCGTTCCACGCGGTGAAGCAGTACTTCCTCAACAACGGGTACGCGGTGTTCGAGCCGAACGTCCGGGGCTCCTCGGGGTACGGGAAGGAGTACGCCGGACTCGACGACGTGCGCAACCGCATGGACTCGGTGAAGGACCTCAAGGCAGGGGTGGAGTGGCTGCAGGACCACCCCGACGCCGACGCGGACCGCATCGTCGCCTACGGCGGCTCCTACGGTGGGTTCATGGTGCTCTCGGCGCTGACGGAGTACCCCGACCTCTGGGCCGCGGGCGTCGACGTGGTGGGGATCGCGAACTTCGTCACGTTCCTCGAGAACACCAGCGACTGGCGGCGCTCGCTGCGCGAGGCGGAGTACGGCAGCCTCGACGACGACCGAGAGTTCCTGGAGGAAATCTCGCCGACCAACAACATCGAGAACATCGAGGCGCCGCTGTTCGTGCTCCACGGCGAGAACGACCCGCGCGTGCCCGTGAGCGAGGCCGAAGGGATCGTCGAGGACGCCCGCGACCAGGGCGTTCCGGTCCGGAAGCTGATCTTCCCCGACGAGGGCCACGGGTTCGCCAAACTGGAGAACCGTATCGAGGCGTACTCCGCGGTGGTGGAGTTCCTCGACGAGCACGTCTGA